The DNA region CTCGCGGCGGCATCGGCCGCTCCGACCGCCTCTGCTCCATCACCGCCTCGACCTCACGGATCACCATCTCCACCGAAACCTGACGCACGCATCCATTGTGCAGACACGGCGCATAGTCGCGGCCGTCATAACAGGGCCTGCACGCAAATCCTTCTCCGCCCCACAGCGCCACAGTATCTGCCCGCTGCGGCAACCGTCCCCTCGGATCGGTTGGCCCAAAGATGCTAACAATCCCGACGCCCGTAATTCCAGCCATATGCAAAGGCCCGGTATCGTGCGTCACGATCACATCACTATCTTCCAGCAACGCAAGCATCTCCGGAAGCGTCAGCTTGCCGGTCATGTTGGTCACAGCCAACCCCGCAAACGCCGCAACAGCCCACATATCTCCAGGCCCACCAGCAAGAATCACTTCCACCCCACGCTTCAGCAAAAACGATGCAAGGGCAACGTAATTCTCGACGGGCCATCGTCTCAATGCATCATCGCGCATCATATTCTTGGCTCCCGCCGGCGCAAGCACCACCCGCGCCTTGCCCTCCGTCCGAACCAACGGAGACACAGGCAGCCGTTCCGCCCGCACTGGAGTCAATCCCACCGGTCGCTCGCCATCCTGCCATCCGAGCAGAATCCGGGCATACTCATCGGTGTGGTGTCGCCCAGGCAGCAACATCCTGGCTCGATCCGTTTGAGACAAGATCACCTTCCGCCGCGCCCGGATCGGCAGCATCACGATCCGATAACGCGCATCGTAGTAAAGCGTCACGCAAAGGTCATACTTCGTCCAGCCGACCGTCCTCCACAACCCCAATAACCCGCGGACCCGCTCGGTCGCAGAGCCCTTCAGTATCGCCCGGTCATCCACCACAATCGTTCGTATCCAAGGGTAACAACCAAGCAGCGGCGCCACCGCCGCTCCGCCTACCCAGTGCACCTCAGCACCGGCAAGATGGAGCGCATAGGCAGCAG from Edaphobacter paludis includes:
- a CDS encoding glycosyltransferase family 9 protein — protein: MDTKIWQGTIRRVLIIKFGAIGDVVMAIPAAYALHLAGAEVHWVGGAAVAPLLGCYPWIRTIVVDDRAILKGSATERVRGLLGLWRTVGWTKYDLCVTLYYDARYRIVMLPIRARRKVILSQTDRARMLLPGRHHTDEYARILLGWQDGERPVGLTPVRAERLPVSPLVRTEGKARVVLAPAGAKNMMRDDALRRWPVENYVALASFLLKRGVEVILAGGPGDMWAVAAFAGLAVTNMTGKLTLPEMLALLEDSDVIVTHDTGPLHMAGITGVGIVSIFGPTDPRGRLPQRADTVALWGGEGFACRPCYDGRDYAPCLHNGCVRQVSVEMVIREVEAVMEQRRSERPMPPRVVTPMSTVVAKL